CCCTCTGCCTGAGAAGGGAGGCCCGGAGGTCCGCCTTGTCCCCGGCCAAAAGCACAATCTGCAGCAGAGGATTGGGCTTGGGCCTCCGGACGGTGCGCTTCAGGGAGAGGTGGCAGTCCTGCGTCACGGGCGGGAGCCCGTACCTTGCAAAGGCGGTGGACCCGGTTGTGGTTGATCGGAATTCCCTTTCTGTGGAGCTCCTCGGTGACCCGGCGGTAGCCGTACCCGGGGTGCTCCAGCAGGATCCCTTCGATGGCCCTCCCGAGGCGGCGCCCCTCCTCCCCAAGCTAGGGGCTTCGCCCCTGACCCCTCTTCCTGTCGGCCCCAAGCTAGGCTTCGCCTGACCCACCTTCTGCTTCCGGTAGGAGTACCAGGTGGCCCGGGGGATCTCCAGGGCACTGAGGACGATGGGCAGGGGAGCCAGGTCAGCCAGGCTACCTTGTCGCTGGCCCGTCAGCCGAAGGCTAGGTTCCGGGTCATCCGCTTTACCTCCCCTGCCCGAGGGTCACGCGAAGCGTAGGTTCGGCTTTTTTAGGAGGGCGATCTCCACTTCCTTCTTGCCGATGAGTTGCCCAAGATACCCTGGCGCGTGACCCAGGTCGCGGATCCTCTTCCCCAACTCCTTCTCCTGGGTCTCGTTGGAGAAGAGGGTGGCCCCCTTTGCAAGCTACGCCCTGCGGGCGTGACCCATGAGCTCCGCCTTCCACTTCGTCACGGGCGAAGCCCGTAGCTTGCCGATGGTGTTGGGGTGGACGTTGGAGATGCGGGCGAGTTCCACCAGGCTCTTCTCCCCCTTGATGGCCTCCAGAGCGGCTTGAGTCACGCCGAAGGCGTACGTTCGCCCTTAACCTGTGGGGGTACCGCTTTGGGCTTCTTCATTCCGACCTCCCAGATGGGGTCCTCCTACATCCAAATCGGCGTCTAGTCTAGGGGGTCCATATCCCCGGCTGTAGCCGTGGGCGATGCGGATGGCCCCGACTTCCGCAAGGGTGTGAAGCGGCCTCCGTCCCCTCGTACCGCCCGTGCACGTGAAAGCTGGTGGCGTCCGCATGCAGGGCCTGTACCGGGAACGGGAAGGCCTGGCGTGCCCTCGTCGTTGAGGAGCCCTGGGGTGACGCCCTTTCCTAGGAGCCACTCCGTGAGCTTGCTTTCCCAATAGTGGCCGAAGAGGTAGAGGGGGGAAGAGACAAAGCCCAGGGCGTTCAGAATGGCCGCTTTCAGGGCCACCCCCGTGTTCACCTTTTCCCCCGGGCGGGGGCCCACCCGTTCGTCCACCAGGGGGACCAGCCCGAGCGCATGGGGACCTCTCTTGGGGCTTCTTCCGCCTGGCCGGCTCGAGGGGGGCACGCTCCCCCATCGCCCCCCGGGGCCCCGTTTAAGGTTTTTGTAAGCCCCCCTGAGGAGGATGGAGGTAAGGACCCCAGGGGTCCCGGAAAGGAGGCGGTATGCGTAAGGGCACGCGGTACGGTCTTCTGGCAGGCCTTGCCCTCCTCCTCGCGGCGTGTGGAGGGCAGTCGGGCAGCACTGGAGGTGGCGGCGGCTCTAACCCCTCTTTCACCCTCTCCCTGAACCCCACGAGCCGCACGTTGCAGCAGGGGGGAAGCGGCCAGGTGAGCGTGAGCCTAACCCGGCAGAACTTTTCGGGGGGCGTGACCCTCTCCCTGGAGGGCAATGCTCCTCTCGCCACGAGCCCGGCTCCAGACAAGATCGCCTGGAGCTTCAACCCCAACCCCGCTACGGGGAACGGGGCCACCCTTACCCTGCAGTTGGGGCAGAATGTGCCCCCCGGAAGCTACAGCCTCACCGTTCGGGGGCAGGCGCAGGGGCTTCAGGACCGGACAGCCCCCCTCTCCCTCACCGTCCAGCCAGCCCCGACCCAGGGGTCGGGACCCTCCCTTACTTGGACCACCGTCTTCCCTGCCTACGATGTAGCCTATGGCAACGGGGTCTTTGTGGCTGTGAGAGATGCAGTCCTGGTTTCCCCGGACGGGCAAAACTGGGAGGCGGTACGGTTGCCCCAGCCACCCAAGTGCAGAGAACTTGATCGGCTAAGCTTCGTCAACGGCCGTTTCTTGGCCTTGGACATGTGCGGGATCACCATCTGGGAATCCTCAGATGGGCGCACCTGGACCGTCCATGCGTTCAACGTCCAGCCCTCTTCACCCAAGCCAAGTGAACTCACCCGCATCGTGTTTAAGGACGGGACCTACTACACCATGGGGCGGGTATCGGGCTACGTTACCAACCAGGGCCCCACCCGCGCGGGGTGGCTCTACTCCTCCCAGGACCTCACCAACTGGACCAAGGTAGGGGAGACCGGACCCTTGGATAACCTTTCTTCTCAGTTTATCCCCTCCGACCTGGCCTTCGGCGGTGGCTACTTCGTGGTGGTGGGGGAAGATCTTAATGTCGATGCTGGGGTCGCCCTGGTATCTGCGAACGGCCAGACGTGGACCCGGGTGGCTACCGGGGGCATGGAACTAATGAGGGTCCTCTTCGGCAACAATCGGTTCGTAGCCATAGGCTTCCGGGGCGGGGGCGGTGGTATAGCCTTGGCCTCGCCCCCCAACGACCCCACGGGTTCCTGGACCAGCTTGACCCCGCCAGATGTCCCCTCTTATAGACGGCTCGGTCTCGCCTTTGACGGCACCCGATTCCTTACCGCTTCGGAGGGGAAGATCTGGGCCTATGACGGCACCACCGCCAACCCCAACTACGCCTCCCTTCCTCGCTACATCAACGATGGCCACGGCATCGCCTTTAACGGGAGCCAGTACGTGTTCATGGGCGATGGCTTCGCCTCCTCTCCCGACCTCCGCAACTGGACCACGGGCTTTGACACCAATTACCCCGGTGCCGTGACCTATGGGAACGGCAAGTTTGTGCTTTCCGTGGTGGATTACCCAAGCGCCATCTTCGCCACCGCCGCAGAGGGTCCCTTCCCAGCCTGGCGGGTAAGCGACCCGACACCCAGAGCTGACATCGACCGCCTTGCCTTCCTCAATGGGCAGTTCGTGGGGGTAGGCCAGTCTGGCCGCGTCTACCTCTCCAATGACGGC
Above is a window of Thermus islandicus DSM 21543 DNA encoding:
- a CDS encoding cell wall-binding protein produces the protein MRKGTRYGLLAGLALLLAACGGQSGSTGGGGGSNPSFTLSLNPTSRTLQQGGSGQVSVSLTRQNFSGGVTLSLEGNAPLATSPAPDKIAWSFNPNPATGNGATLTLQLGQNVPPGSYSLTVRGQAQGLQDRTAPLSLTVQPAPTQGSGPSLTWTTVFPAYDVAYGNGVFVAVRDAVLVSPDGQNWEAVRLPQPPKCRELDRLSFVNGRFLALDMCGITIWESSDGRTWTVHAFNVQPSSPKPSELTRIVFKDGTYYTMGRVSGYVTNQGPTRAGWLYSSQDLTNWTKVGETGPLDNLSSQFIPSDLAFGGGYFVVVGEDLNVDAGVALVSANGQTWTRVATGGMELMRVLFGNNRFVAIGFRGGGGGIALASPPNDPTGSWTSLTPPDVPSYRRLGLAFDGTRFLTASEGKIWAYDGTTANPNYASLPRYINDGHGIAFNGSQYVFMGDGFASSPDLRNWTTGFDTNYPGAVTYGNGKFVLSVVDYPSAIFATAAEGPFPAWRVSDPTPRADIDRLAFLNGQFVGVGQSGRVYLSNDGNSWNQVSTPSTQSLEGVAYGGGTYVAVGLSGAIVYSGPNNPTSWNLASGTNGEDFFGVAYGNGRFVAVGEAVYTSSDGATWTKQTGPGFINDVAFGNGQFVAVSGDKIYRSTDGVTWQTLTPPPSPVIPNGRVALGRIVWTGSFFIAVGGVSEIFDGHAYIITSTDGQSWTLQDTFFLNESPLDIAVGNQYALAIFRYGALVGRLP